In Pseudorasbora parva isolate DD20220531a chromosome 9, ASM2467924v1, whole genome shotgun sequence, the sequence CTTCTATAAAGGACACTGCAATTTATTAAAGTGTGAAGATCCAATTttaaatctgactccattttgaatttaatcTGACTCTAATTGTATGTAGTTTCATTGAGTTTGTTACGCTTATAAATTACGTCTGATCGTATgattagttgtgatttaatttagtTCTTTGATCTCCCTGAGTATCTCTACTTCTCACTATCTTCGTTCATCAAGGGACCCGATATCTCATAGAGATATGTTTCACGAATTACATTCTCATATACACAGACGGGCCGGTTCTGATATTAGTCAGAGGATTGCAGAgtgaatattttacctttaagtgGTTGCGCCTGCTTACTCATCTTAAAGCGTAATgggaataataataatcacaggAACTGCAATTTGCTAATACAGTGatagtcagaaatcagattatcccTAATGCTGTGCGCCATGCTCCAGTCATTGAGTCCTACGGTGTGATCTATCCTGACACGACGCCTGCGGTAATACCAGACTCCGATTCATCATACTAAAAGAAGCGGCCTTAGAATAATACAAGATTAATCAAAGTTAATGTTTAAAAGACAATGATACACAACTGATCAGCATACAATATTACTCAAGTATAAAATAGCATAAACATAGTTTCAAAGAGTCATCATTTTACCTGGCTTATAGAGACACACGGGAACAGTGTGGGAAGTTCTGATTACAGATGCTTCCCTGAGTGGTTTGCTCCTTCGCCTTAAATACTCAACCAGATCAaagaacaataaacatttagcacacaaacatttatgCAGATCTTGGTTCTTTTCTCAGACCCAAATGGTCCCACCTATCCTTGAGGCCGGACAGCAAATGTTTATCAAAAGATCTTTATGAGCATCTCCCCACACCAGAGGAACAAACCCGGTTGTCCTTCTTTTACGACCTGTTTTACTAGAGCTGGAATGTCACCAGTTCCCCTGATGTGAGGATGAAACCTGTTTACCAATCACaccaaatgtatttatattgaccatacagaaacAGCTTGTGGCAGTATCTGTGAGatttgcatgtttgtgtgacCCAGAGGGCGAGAGGGTCATATCTCGGCAGGGGTGAGGAAATAGGATTGGGCCAGGTGCAGTCTTGTTTTCTCTTGTATTCAGAGAGTGAAGttttattgtctttattgtAGCTTTAATCCCTTGAGTTTGTTCTCAGGTGAAATCCATTCTTACACAGTAAAAGCTCTTTTCATGTAAGTGGTGATGTTATACTGTGTCATGCTATAGGTAGATGTATATCAGctgcacgtgagcatcagaactggaccacagagcaatggaagaaggtggcctggtctgaggaatcacgtgttcttttacatcacgtggatggccgggtgtgtgtgtgtggcttaagccgggcatacactgtgcgattttcgtccgatttcgagccgaattctgactcgtgcgacTCTTTTTTGGGTCGGGCCGATTTTCAGGTTTATCGTGCGTCGTTTGTCGCAAGGTGTTCGTGCAGTGTACAGGGGGAAATGAGGGGCGACAACCCTCTCACGATCGGGAATCGGATGgtcggatgaatttctggcaTGTCAGAAATTCTGCTCGCCCCTCGTGAGGTTATCGCACAGCTGAAGCAAAGCCACGAACTGATTACCCTATTTCCCCTCACTGCGCCTGCGCGAAAGCAGAAGTTCAACCATTTCATTTTTAGAAGCGAAAAGAGCGAGATCTTTAATTATGTAGGCAGCTATCAAATAGcagaaattaagtaaactgttgtgcctccagtttgttttgtatttatccAGTGCATCTTATTCATTTAGCTAGTTGATCATTAATTTAGCCtacttgttttactttcacattttatttttatttttttaatattaattaatatttagccTAGGCCTACTTAATCTTATTATGACGGAAAGTGGGAACCGTTGTCCATCTTGACACAATGTTATGTTGCAATGTGttctttttcttcatgaacGCGAGTCAGTGGATATCACGCAATGCGCAGTTTAAACGCAGTCTCAAACCCAGTCCATTATTCACTACAGAAAGTGAAAGCAAAATCTGACAAGCTTTCGGTACATATTCTCAGACAACGAGAGATAAATGTAATTCAACACACTGATAACGTAGCTTATTgccttattttctttcttttttattttcttaatatttctattttggtccatattgtgagaaaaaatagaagagaagtaggcccattttgtgttaaacaagttcacgagtttgtgtgcccatataatcttggTGAACGTGGtaaaacagatttggcttgctgtctgctatagaggggctcggagaggatgttctacccgagctccgattgcccccctataacaggcaaattgaatggataaaataaaatgagtcatttatatagcgctttcatatgtactactgtaaaCCCCAAGCGCTTTTCACTTGtatcagggatctctcctcaaccaccaccagtgtggtgTACGCAGTTATAAAAGGAGGAgtaggggaggaggagggatgctgcagGAACTagaaaggggaagaggtaagttgctggttttataccttggtattaattgaaagattagatgggcgtacttcctcccgaaattacgtttattaacttcacttcacgagtttgtgtgcccatataatcttggTGAACGTGGtaaaacagatttggcttgctgtctgctatagaggggctcggagaggatgttctacccgagctccgattgccccccaaAAAACATAATGCAGAAATAGACAGCAAGCGAGAATCATGGCAATTTGAACCGCTCATGATTACGGGAGGAGTCTGCATAATTATTCCGAAACCCCCCAAGATTGTTAAATGGATTGAATTGGAGATGGCACTGCGACATCATTGAGGTAGGTAACTGCCGTGGCAGTTTATGAAACAGGTGAGGTGTTGTAGCAGCAGTCTGGCATTGAACGGGCACTGCCGCAGTattctcaaactggcggggcactgcagtaGCATCAAGCAAACAATGCAACAGCAATCtcaaattggcggggcactgcagcggcagtctagaaaatggcggggcactgcagcggcagtctcgaaaatggcggggcactgcagcggcagtctcgaaaatggcggggcactgcagcggcagtctcgaaaatggcggagcactgcagcggcagtctcgaaaatggcggggcactgcagcggcagtctcaaaatggcggggtactgcagcggcagtctgaaaatggcggggcactgcagcggcagtctcgagatggcggggcactgcagcggcagtctcaaaatggcggaaTACTGCAGAAGCATCGAGCAAACATTGTAACAGTAGTCTCAaactggcggggcactgcagcggcagtctcaaaatggcggggcactgcagcggcagtctcaaaatggtggggcactgcagcggcagtctcgaaaatggcggggcactgcagcggcagtctcaaaaaaGCAGGGCACTACTGCAGGAGTGGTCATGCATTGGCAGGGCACTGTAAAGGTAGTCTTAAATTGGTGAAGCCTTGCAGCAGCGGTCTCAAGTTTGTGGTGgtactgcagcggcagtctcgaaaTGACAGGGTACTGCAGCAGCAGTATCGAGCAAAGTACTGCAGCAGCGGTCTCAAATTGGTGGGGACCAGCAGCAGCAGTCTCAAAATTGGCAGGGCATTGCAGCAGCAGTCTTGAATATGCCGGGTATTGCAGGGATGGTTTCAATtttggcagggcactgcagaGGTAGTATCAGAGTCCTGCGGTAGCTTTGTCGACTATAGCAGTATTTACTAAACAAGGTTTGCGGGCGCGAGTTGGATTGAGTTTCAAAGGCAGCTATTTTACAGGGAAGCGAGCTTTAGATGGGCTTGTTTGATGAGGCAGAGGTCAGATCGAATGTAAGACTGAAAAGCATCTGAGGACCATCGGCCCAGTAGTTTGATTTGATGATCTGGCAGACCTTTTTGAGCTGCGGTAGTAGCTGCTCCAATACGAAAGGAGTGTGATGAATACAAATGAGCTTGGATACCAGAGTTGGTGAGGATGTATTTgagttttttgtggaaccaatGCCTGGTGATCGGCAAGTTATTCTCGTCAATGAAAAGTGGGTCGAGCTGAGAGGAGATCTGGGCCTCCCTGTGCGCAAGAAAGAAGGAGAGGGATTGATATGGCTGGATGGGTGTCGGGAGATTGAAGATATGGATAAAATGGCCGTTTTTAAATTGATCAGTTTTGCTGCGTTTGATCAGGAAACGGATGGTGTCCTTGTCTAAAACTTGGAGGTCGGAGAaggttggatggatggttgggtTGAATTTTGAATTGGTTGTGAACTCAGAAACTCTAAGGAATCCAAAAAAGGCCAGGGGAAACATGGCATCCAGCGTTCTAGCTGTATCGGGAGGCATGTGACCAGAACGGAGGAAGGTGAGGCATTTGGCTAAAAGATCACTGGTTAGAGGTTGTCTGGAATCCGGATGAGTGGGATTCGTTTTTTGAATTCCTTTGATTAGAAGTGAGATCTGGGGGTTTGTGATGGCAGGACATGGATGGCCGTAGATTAGCTTGAAGAAAAACTGAATGCCACTAAGGTAGACTTTGATTGTACTGGGTTGAATGGACTTGATCTTGTGGAGATATGAGATAAAAGAAGAAATTGATAGGAGGGAAAAATTGGGGAAAAACTGGTTGTAGAAGGAATGGAATTGTTTGAAAGCTTTCCACGCAGTCCAGTAAGATTGCAGTGTTCTGGGTGAGATGGCATGAAATATTAAATCCAGAGAAGAGGTGTGGAGGTCTCTGAGTGGGTGAGTTACTGGAATGTCAAGTCTGAATAAGGAGGAACTGGGGTTGGGTTTGGGTCCGCCTCCGGGGCTAATGCTCTGAATTTCTAAAAAAGAAGGCGAGAGAGTGCGTCAGCTATTTGGTTTTGGTGTCCTGGAATGTGAACAGCTTTGAAAGTGAATTGGTTACAGGCAGATAACCAGGTAAGGCGTCTCAAGAGGGGCATGATTTTGGGGGACTTTGAAAGACCTTTGTTGATGCAATGTACGGTGGCGAGGTTATCGCAGTGCATTACTATGTTTTTTGAAGACCACTCGTGACCCCACAAATGTGCTGCTATGATGATGGGATAAAGCTCAAAAAGAGCTGAGGATGCAGTTTGTTGATTTGACATGGAGAGTTCGGGGGGCCAGGTTGATGCGAACCAGTGGGTCTTGTAAAAACCTCCGAAGCCTACTGAGGGAGCGGCTTCTGTAAACAGCGGAAGATCGCATGGTTGAGATAGAAAGTCATCGTAA encodes:
- the LOC137089380 gene encoding uncharacterized protein, which produces MRSHQNTQRPASSMQTSTQATVRSIRFASNPRQIQPAAAAATASLSAAESGRVSVAAANISSAVSSGSFMAAPTVNVTFPPATVPPNALAMNPPPVSTHLRSQILAGADFDLSSLLPSVSISEPNRTLDFGPLTINLKTPNSKPNRIFTMAEFCIAFEKTQGPTTSLEFLGINLDSVKFQASLPKDKIDRIIAISSNLLEAPQCSKRDLLSLLEIQSISPGGGPKPNPSSSLFRLDIPVTHPLRDLHTSSLDLIFHAISPRTLQSYWTAWKAFKQFHSFYNQFFPNFSLLSISSFISYLHKIKSIQPSTIKVYLSGIQFFFKLIYGHPCPAITNPQISLLIKGIQKTNPTHPDSRQPLTSDLLAKCLTFLRSGHMPPDTARTLDAMFPLAFFGFLRVSEFTTNSKFNPTIHPTFSDLQVLDKDTIRFLIKRSKTDQFKNGHFIHIFNLPTPIQPYQSLSFFLAHREAQISSQLDPLFIDENNLPITRHWFHKKLKYILTNSGIQAHLYSSHSFRIGAATTAAQKGLPDHQIKLLGRWSSDAFQSYIRSDLCLIKQAHLKLASL